Within the Salvia hispanica cultivar TCC Black 2014 chromosome 4, UniMelb_Shisp_WGS_1.0, whole genome shotgun sequence genome, the region GAGCGTCGAGCATACTTATAAGCTCCTTTTCGGGTTTTCTATGTGGTTTTTTCCCGGATCGCAAAAGAGAGTCAAACCACCCTAGGGTCCTAGTATAAATAGAAGCTTGACTTGTTTTCGTTTCTTCTTCATGAAATAACAAGCtctattttagtttatctttGCTTTCTCTCTTATTCAAAAATTACTCAAACTCAAGAGTGATCAACATACATTGAATCTGCGACGCTCCCTAGTCCATTCAAGCTGGAATATAATCATCGGAACTTTGATAAGGACGTTTGCCTTATCTCTCCCTCGATTAAGAATTTCACTATTTCAGTCAGAGTAATCCTATATGGTTCCACGCAGGGCCATTTGTGTTTTTCctatagggtagtgataaaatgcaaacttatatattgtacaaactcaaaactcttcaacacagcttcaacaccgtttcaatacaatatcaacacaatttaaaatttcaagattttaatgtcaacacaatatcaacacaacatcagcacaacatcaatcattgactaccgttgaaattctgttgacattttcctgttgatgtttttttgtgatctgttgacatttttcaatggtctagatcatagttttgagtttgtacaatatttagagtttttatttgatcacattcatttttcctatatatattatatatatgcagcATTAAACGTATCTAACGTTAGCTCAGGTGGCCTGAGTTCCAGTCTTTTGTTCATGAGGTGCAGAATTTGAGAcctttatattttagtaaaatcgATTTAAAAGCTATGCTGGTAGTTCATTTGTGgctttattttctctaatttgtaagttttgttgattttctCATATTCATATATGTTTTATGGACTCTCACATTcttaacttttattaatttttttaaactagtaattttataaaaatcattttaatttgtaatcatAAAGAATGATTTTATAGTTGAAGTAtcgaataaaatcaattttaatgtgatgttctttattataaaaaatagtctattGATCtgataaatatgtaaatatatcatataatatttttgtaaaatcgAGTTATGCTTTAACAAATCTATTCactagttaatttttttatcatttatttttttcagctATGGCTTTTTATATTGCTCATGTCTGAGTTTTTTCTGTGTCGTAAGCACCGAACCTTAAAGATGCCGTTAGCACTCAAAAAAATTCACTGATAGTTTGAGCCCATCACTGTTAAAATTTTGGCTCTGCCACTAGTTCCACATGGACTTTTTGTTTGGCCATGTAAGATAGAGTACAATTTATACGAAATTGAATTTTACGGGAAATTGACTCTACACTAAAAGTTTGTgtatgtttttactttttaccatatttgctataagtaaataatgttataactaactaaagggaTGTAGTATGGTGAAGACAAATCAACAAACCATACTGTACTAGTAAATCTGAATATAAACAATAAtgaaatgataattaaatGGTCTTAATATGGCTCTTATGGGCCTAGTAGCGACGTTATGTGGGCCTTCCACAACCTTTTGTTAAATGGTTTTAATTTGGCGCTTAATGGGCCTAGTAGCAACAATATGTGGGCCATTCACAACCTTTTGTTGTGTTAAAGCCCAATAACAGTGTCCGGCCCAATAATCCATCATCACCCCATCAACCAcccataatattttttcaattttaattatattcaaatttattaatatctgTATGTCATTGCATTGTCACTCTTCAACCACATACACCCAAAAACGATGAGAGAGACCCTTTCTATTATCTGCTAGTACACTGAAATCTCCCTAAAAAAAGATGTATATAAGtgtaaaacaaattaaaattgttttggaGCTGTTTTCTTAGATCAACTTTTAGGAAAGAAGATGTGGGGTAGCCACAAATGGAATATCTGAATGAGTATGTCGCATGGAAAGATTAATcgcaaatatgaaaaataaaaaaaaggtaagaagtcattcattaaaattttaatatgcaaTAATTAGTTTTTCCTATATCGTTTGAATACAACAGCCATCTTAACACATTCTCTAGCACATGGTGTGCAATGTTCTTCTCTAATTGATTCTCATCACAAATACCAAGAATTGACAACATGTAAGCTAGCTTGTTATTCTTGGGGCcccctttttcattttttctgaAAATAATTTCCTCATGCTCTGAAAATCATATAATCttgaaagaataaataatGTGTGTGGGACAATGTGTAGGACAGAGAAGGACAGAACAGATAATATGTTTAAAAAGTGAAGGACAAAAGTGTGTTGGGATGTCATTACAAAAGCTTGAATATTGAAcataacaacaaaaacattACAGGAGATAGACAACTgtatttaaaagaaaacactTTTTCTCCCTAACACCTCCAAGAATCAACAGTGTTTGCTTCCTTTCAAAAACCacttttaattcaaaattttcataaaacatTTCATCTCTCCTCATTTACACTCTAGTGGAGCCTCAGAATTGAAAACACTGAAGAGGCTAATTAATGTGAATGATGCCTCAAGTGAATAGAGAGCACAAGAGAGGCAGAAAACAAGAAAGGCAACAGCAAGTAGCCAATGGAGCTGAATCAAGAACCCCTTCCAAGAAGAAGAGGTTCATGTTTGTGAAGCTTAAAGGGCTGGGTTGTAAAGGGGCGCCGATGACAGCACCGGCGATCATAAGGTCGGCGGCTGAGTGGGAAGCTAAGGGTGCAAGAAATCAGAAGAAGAGGAAACCTTTGCATAATCGACGGAACCTGGATAATGTTGTCGTTGATGTTCCTGATGTGTGTTGTACGCCTCCCGGAATCGGCATTGCTTCGGACGTTGCACCTCGAGCTAGGAACCATGCACCACAGAGAAAGGTATGGTGGATAGTGATTTTGTTATTGTGATCATCAAGCTAAAAAGTATGTGTGATTGTTGTTTTAGCATTTGCGAGAAGCACGAAGAAACGATGATGATGCAGCTGCTGAATTTCCGGGGGTTTTATCAGTCGGGATCGGGTCAAGAACTTCTCACCGTTCTGCTGAAGAAATCATTGAGGTATAGTATTATGATTCTGATTGACATAGTTTATCCATTGACACTGTAATGAGCACTGCAGATGCTGATGGCCCGACAAGCTCTGCTGCCCGGAAGAATACTCCGGCAACGTGACCGGTATCAGGAGTGGAGGCTCGACGTGGATGATATGTCGTATGAGGAGCTGCTTAATTTAGGCGACAAGATCGGGTACGTAGGCACTGGGTTGCAGGAAGCAGAGATATCCAACTGTCTGAAGAAATTCAAACATATCAACAAAGACTGGGAATGCAGCATTTGCCAGGTGAACGCACTAACTCttgctttctctctcatcctTCTCTCCCTCCTGTATTGATGTTCGAATTGTGCAGGAGAAATGCAAGGTGGATGATGAAATAGGAATGCTTGAATGTGGTCATCATCATCATGTTGAATGCATAAAGCAGTGGCTTCTACACAAGAATGCATGCCCTGTCTGCAAATCTGCTGCCCTGCGTGACAAGTCTAATTGAGCAAAGGCTGTTTTTCGACCTTTGTGTGCCCGAAAGATTTCTCACCTTTTTTCCATGACTTTTTACTTGTGTGCTTCTGGCAGAGATTGCCTATTGTAATGCATAATTAAGCAGATTTTGCTCCCTATatcataattcaatattttgcAGCAAATAATCTCAACGGCACATGTTAAATTTCATTAGATAAAAACATCCATCATAAATATAAGAGATGTAGTACTACATCATTTACAGGCCATTCTAGTTTACACTGGCCGGCTAAAAGGGGAAACAGAAATCAAGTAGTGATTTTGAAGGACAGAGTTGAAAGCATGGCTGCACACTAGAAAGTAAACCACAACAAAAGCTGCAGGTAATTTGTTTCATGTCGGGTCTCAAACGTTCAGAATCCTCTAGGAAGAAACAGCATACCACAAGCCACTACGTCGTAACGGCTTAGAAATTGGATTATACAGGGGTATATTTGTTCAACGGCCTGCAGGTATTAGGTAAAAGTTTAAGCAATTAAACCCGAGTCATGGACTTATGAGATAAGACACCTAACGATTAAGTGAAGAAGACAGATTAGTGTACAAACCAGTCGTCCTCCCACTAGATCATAATGAGCATAATGTGGACCATTAGGTTCTCCAAATACTTTATAGGTGACTATGTGCTCAGGAATGGTCTTTACGGTCTCTGCATTATATTGACAGGTATAAGTTAATGCATATGGCAAGTATGCTATGTCTGACAAGATAAGAAACTAACCATATACAGCTTCTGTGGACATGCCAGCA harbors:
- the LOC125222462 gene encoding E3 ubiquitin-protein ligase RNF6-like, which gives rise to MMPQVNREHKRGRKQERQQQVANGAESRTPSKKKRFMFVKLKGLGCKGAPMTAPAIIRSAAEWEAKGARNQKKRKPLHNRRNLDNVVVDVPDVCCTPPGIGIASDVAPRARNHAPQRKHLREARRNDDDAAAEFPGVLSVGIGSRTSHRSAEEIIEMLMARQALLPGRILRQRDRYQEWRLDVDDMSYEELLNLGDKIGYVGTGLQEAEISNCLKKFKHINKDWECSICQEKCKVDDEIGMLECGHHHHVECIKQWLLHKNACPVCKSAALRDKSN